One Argentina anserina chromosome 6, drPotAnse1.1, whole genome shotgun sequence genomic window, GACGGAGCAGATTCAAACGCAGACTCTCTTCAGTCTCTGATGTATTGGCAACAAACTACAtagtatgtatatatgttcttTGAATTCCCAAGAACTTGGCCCGGCCAACATTTATAAAGCATCTATTTTAGCTGAGACTTTATCTAATATTACATTGGGTGAATTAGCCAACAAAGTCAGAATCTTTAAGCCACCAAACTAAGGCCACGGATGAGAAGGCCACGGGAACTGGACCAAACAAccacaacaacaaaacaaaggAGATAGAAAGCAACCTCTTGCCAATTTGAGCCAACAAGTAACCTCGTTCGTACAGGAGAAGTATAATGTCTGAAGATGAGAACTCGGTAGAAGTATTTAGTAAAAAAATGGCATCGATCATAAATCCAATGGCCAGAGAGCTGCATAATAAGCTGAAAAGCAAGGGGAAATAGGCCAAACCATACTTTAGGGCAAACATCTTTCTCGACTGCTCACCGAAAAATGCTGTTTTAACAAAGATGTGGTTTGCATTGTAAGCATTGTTCGTAAGAGCAGCCAAAGCCAAACTGCATATAAGTGCAATTGAAGCTGTGGATGTTGCCACCATTTGAGTGTTTCTCAAGTTTTGGACTGCCAACAAAGCCATGTTTCCTTCACCCTGCAGAAATGAGCATATACATTCATACTATACATTCCTTTCCgtaacaaattatataagaaaGATCATACGTCCGGAAGAGAAATTTCTACTATTCTATAGAAACTACAGAAGCTTTCGAGCGGAAGGTAATACTCATGATCATAGACTCATAGTTAAGGACGCGCATGGAAGCTCATACTCATGAACagtaatatttttaaaaaaacttaCTTACCTGCACAATATCTAGAAAACATATTCTTCTTCTGATTGACATTCTTCCGATGCTCGTATGAGAGGGTTTGGTCTTGAAGATACACCAGAAATATGCATGGTAAACTATCAGAACCAAGAGGCTCAAGGAAACTAGAATGATGTCTAAAGTGAAAGTACCCATTGCTATATACGTATGTTCACATGTATCGGGAAGGAGGGCACTTATATTTATGTATATGCATACTGGTCAAGTAATCTATTTATCAATCGCGCGTGCAACACTGTGTGATGATCCTGATGGACATTATACATTTTTGTGGCATATTGATTTGAATTCGAAACTCAGAAGTAGTTCTGACCTAATTATAGTAGGACCCTAATGCCCATAACGTACGGCATAACATGTCTAGATTTCCACTAAACCGAAGATTTGTTAAGATAGAATGTTGGTAGATCGTTTAAGACTTCAGGTAGCTAGCTAGGTATACTTAtaaattacagaaagattaTGACTGTAAGAGATTACTTATATTTTATAAGTTTGCATGAATTTATGATTATGGAGGACAGCTACTAGCTAGTGACCTTTTGCATTTGAAATATTATctcaaaaaaaagaagtatTACTCTATTTATAGATTTTTACCACGCCTCATGATTGATCTTATTTCTTGATCCTCAATACATTTCTCACTACATTCAGATGGAGAAAAAATGTCACCCTGTGAGCATCAAACTCAATTCCTGTTCGGTATAACAGACCcggagatgatgatgacgatgatATATAGAGACCCCGCGCGCAGGCGTTGGGGGACCCCCGAACAGGAAGAGATCAAGCTCTTAGAAACAATATACTTTAGATTTTGTCATTAGATATTAGATAGTAGATACTGTATCTATTAGTATCTAATAGATAGTGTCATCCAACACAGCATAGACTCAGCAGTTTGAGAACAACTTGAAGGTCTATGTGTTTCGTGATCTCACTTGAAATAACTAACGAATcactgggttttttttttaatttttagggGGAATTTAATTTATACCCAATTTTCAAGActcattttaaataaaacctattaaatatatcttttcaatagtCACATAAAATTGCTGACTGTGATATATCTTATGTCCTATTTTATGTAATATTTACAAACTGCcactatttaattataacatcAACATAATTAAAAATCTTGATTAACGATTTGTATTCAATACTTTAATTATGTGTTTATTCTTTCTTGTAATGCTAATTATTTTTCTGTTtcaatcaatttaattattattgcaAGAATCATGGATTGTTTCtacaatttttaattttatgaaaaGTTAGGTGAAAGAGAATTCATTATTTATACATAAGGtataattaatcataaataagatacatatatatacatcttttTGTAtgacacatatatattagacACCTATATATtagattcttatttttattataccTATTCGTTAGGTTTCCTATTAAATTATACCTATGattgtggaatatatatatatatatatatagttaataaGTAAATTAAAGTTGTAAATAGTTGAGAATAAAAGGTTCTCTAGATCAGGTTTAAAtttgaaataataatatacctaaaagaagagaaaaacttgccaaagaaaaaaaaattatgtaccTTGCAATTAAACATTTTTCTGAGTATGAAAATCAAGGTATCAATATGAGCTTAGGACTGAAATGCAATCCAATTTGTTGTCAAAACTTTTTTTTCCCATTTCTTCCCTCTTCTtcaattctttcttttctttcataaTATTTCTTCAATCAACTCACAAAGACATATGCACAAAGTGCTATGAACACTTATCTTCTTCCCTTACTTTGAAACAATAATACAAATCTTTCTGAAGATTCTAATTAAAGTCTCATTTCAtcttttgaaagaaaatatgaaacttTGTTAGAAATGGAATACTTTGACgaagagaatatatataattaagggagtagagtaaatataaaatgaggtaagaaattaagaatgtAAAATTTATGATAAAGTTAAATTCAACTAAATTTTAGCTTattgtttgaattcaaattGATACAAAGATTGTGTCACATACCAAAATATAGAATTTTACAATCTAAAAGGGCAAATTAGTAAtatgaaaaatagaaaacacCATTAATTATAGACATACGCTCTATATGGTAGGTTTGCTTACGTGAAATGAGtgtaaaatgaagaaaaaatatgCATAGATTTATTTTAAAGGAGATTTAACAATAATggatttatatctaattttctctAATTTTTATTGAAACTAAATACATAGCCTTAAAATTCCTAACTCAATAGAGTTGGTCTAGTGAAAACATACTAGGCTGTAAGTGGAACAGACGCTGCATGGATACTCTTAATAATAGAAGGTCTATGGTTCGAACCGGCTTGTGAAAAACTCTCTTTGGGAATTGGTTATACCTATATTACTCAACAGCCCCGGAGTGGTCCATTtttgtaacaaaaacaaaaattcctGGCTCAAACTTGGACCTAACCCCCAGGCCCCAGCACATAAAGGCCTCGGAAGCCCAAATCCGAAAGCCACCCGAGACTAGTGAGTCCACGGCGTCGTTTAACCCACGGGAACTAGGTTGCGGTGTCGTTTTCCGCTGCACTTTTCCTTCACTCTTCTGCTCAGAATCGTCAGACCAAGAACACACACGGAAGAGAGCGAAATGGAGCGCCGATGGTTCCCATCAGCGCTATGGTTCACAGTTCTGCTGATTCTGATGATCAACGGCTGTAATGCTTCAATCCACGAGTACAGAAACGAAGGCTTCACTCCTCAGTCAAACGCCTTCTTCTTCCACGGTGGCAGCGAAGGCCTCTACGCTTCTAGAGTCGTCgattcctcttctccttcttcttcggATAGCCACGTCAAGGGAAAGTCCTTCATCAGGTCATTAATCTCACTAATCACCACTCTTAATCTCACTAATCCATTTCTGTATTACCAAAATATCTCTTGGCTCGATTTACATAGACACATATTGCTAGGTGAGTTATAGAAGCTGAATCTATTTTGATCTGTTGAGTTAGTAAATCATAAGATCATTATGTGGCAATACCCTAGCTTTTTACTGATTTAGGATCGGAAGCTTTGATTTGATCCTTGTGATTTTAATCATTTTAGATTTTGAGGTAATGAGGTTGTAGAGATGCCGATGCCGCCGGGGCTGACTAATGTGATTTCAGGTTTGAGAGTGTGACATTTGTGAGGCCAAAGGAGTCGGCGAGTAAGCAGAATGAAATGCAGGAGAGTACTGGTATGGTGGAAGCTATTATTCTCGAGGTGAAGGACAGGACAAGGATTGGGGCTTCGTTTCTCAAGTCGAATGTGATATGCTGCACTAGGAATCTTTCGAAAGATGGACAATGCACGGCTGGAGAGGTGGTTATGCAGAAGAATCCGGACAATCCGGACTGGCCTAAGCGCATCAAGACGTCCTTTAATGGAAAGGATGAGGAGGCGAAGATGGAGTCTGAGACGGTGGAGATCACGAAATCCGGGATGTATTACCTGTATTTTATGTTCTGTAATCCGGAGCTGAAGGGCACGCTGATTAAAGGAAGGACTGATTGGAGAAATCCAGATGGTTATTTGCCGGGGAAGATGGCTCCTTTGATGACATTTTATGGCTTAATGTCTTTAGTTTACCTTGTGTTTGGCCTTGCATGGTTTCTGAGGTTTGTTCAGTATTGGAAGGATGTTATACAATTGCACTACCATATCACAGCGGTGATTGCTCTTGGAATGTGTGAAATGGCTGTTTGGTACTTTGAGTATGTCAACTTCAATTCGACTGGAACCAGGCCTATGGGCATTACACTGTGGGCAGTAACCTTTAGCTCTGTCAAGAAGACACTCTCTCGTATGCTTCTGTTAGTAGTTTCAATGGGATTTGGTGTGGTGAAGCCTACACTTGGTGGAATAACCCCAAAATTATGTTTGCTTGGCGGGGTCTATTTTATGGCATCAGAAGCGCTCGAGCTTGTTGAACATTTGGGTAATATCAATGATTATTCTGGAAAGGCAAAGTTATTTCTGGTCTTACCAGTTGCCTTCTTGGATTCATGCTTCATTCTGTGgattttctcttctttatCTAACACTCTGGAGAAGCTTCAGGTACCATAATGCACAATTTGCATCGTCCTGGTTACTTTTTTGTCTTTTACAGCTTCAGCATATGAAcagtttgatttttgtatCTAATGTTTCACGCAACAATTGGTATCCATTGAATTGCAATCTATGTAGGTTTGTTTAGCCATGCATGTACACTGTGTCTTTTTGGAAACCATGTACTTTTACTAATTGAAATATGCTTTGGTACCGTGTGGTTTAAATCTTTAGCAGGGTAGTGGGATTGCAATTCATAATTATGCATTTATAATGCCTAGTTGTGTTCTTACATTATATACCACCGTTtgggataaaaaaaattttccTGAAAGATTATAGGAATCTCGAATGACAATGTTATGTATCTATTATTCACCCTCTATTTATTTTGGTCACAGATCAGGAGAAACATGGCTAAGTTGGAGCTATATCGAAAATTTACCAACTCTCTTGCAGTCTCTGTGCTTCTATCAGTTGCCTGGATTGGGTTTGAGGTATTATTACTGAATcataaaatcatatattttgtTAGAATTAAACATTCCCATGATTTCCATCTAGTGCAATGGAATAAAGTCAATAACCTTTAGTCTGTAACTAGAATCTAGAGTTTCTTGGCAGGTCTGCTCTTTTCAAGTAAACTTATTAATAAATCTGCGATGAATTGTGTTGATTCAGCTATATTTCAATGCAACCGATCCATTGAGCGAGCTTTGGCAAATCGCCTGGGTGATTCCTGCATTTTGGACTCTGCTTGCCTTTTCTCTCTTGACGGTGATATGTGTCCTCTGGGCTCCATCAAGTAACCCTACTAGGTATTTCTTTGACATTGTGATTATACAGTTTTCTGATGTTGTTTGCATAATAAATAGCGATATGTATGTACTTGACAAGAAATCTATATCCATGTCCTTGACAAGAAATCTATATCCATGTACTTGATGATTGTTTCCGTTGTTTGACTTGACTGGCCTAAAGCATAATGCTATCATGATAAAATTAGTTGAAAGAAAGGTCTATTGTTTATCTCTATAATGCCGTACATCGAGTGGTATCTTTAGTGAAAAAAGTGATTCATGCCTGCATTGATATTGTTGGATTCAGTGCATGGAGCTATCAGACTTTTGCTATTCTTATGTTTTCTTGCACCACAACCTGATAGAATGATGTTTTGGTCTGGAACTTGCAGATATGCGTACTCAGAGGAGACAGGAGACGACTTTGATGAGGAGGGCGTCTCTTTAACTAGTGGTGCTCTGAAGGTGAGTGGAGACACAGCAGCAATGCGAGAATTTAACACCGGGCTTGCGGAAGATCTTGAGGAGGATAAGCGAGAATAGAGATGTAATCTTGCCCCGTGGAGCTTGATTATGTGATAATGGAGCTTCAATGTCATATCCTGGGGGTGCTGTAAATCTTAATACACGATCCATGTTGTATTATgtagcgagagagagagagagagagagagagagagagagaataggtGAATAGTTGTGGTACAAACATATGCGAAGACTAGTTACTGCTGTACTGTAACTGTCGGATCACTAGTTACAAGTAAATTAACAGCTGTACGGTAAATGTCTGATCAGCTTCAGTTCAAGCAAAAGAACGAAAatatttctaattttatgGTTATCCATTTTCATGTTCTGCTCCTATCCTTAAAAGTacttctaaaaaaaacaaagaaagcttAAATGTTGGAACACGCTCCAGATCTCCTGGCTCTAGACAGACCGGCTAAACCATCAAGATGAACTTGAGTAGCATGCACAGGAGGGTCTTCAAAGGTGGTCACTGATCAGGCGTAAGTCCAGAGAGTCTTTCTGCATAAGCTGAACCAGGACAGCTGAATCAGATTTAATTTCCACAGCTGCATTAAAATGCTTGGCAATAAGTTTAAGACCAAAGCAAATCAGAAGTACTTCTGGTTTGCTTGATCTCTTTAAAAATCAGAGAATACAAGATTTTAATATacaataaaagataaaaattgTGTGGCTGCTGGGATTCGAGCCCAGGTCTCCACGGCCACAACGTGGAATTCTCACCACTAAACTACAGCCACCAAGTGGTAGGTTTGCTACCAAAATTGTATTTAACCGCTCTCCCATTTTCAGGGTTGGTGTTTGGGGAATTGTTAACTGGTAATGGTAGAGGGACCGAAACCAGTGTAACTTGGTGCATGCATGGAGAAAACGAAATGTGAAAACCCTTATGAGGAATGAATATCCCTTATTATGGTATTGCCCTAGTTATTTGGGGAATTGTAGCTTATAAGCTACAAAAAGATCAGCACAGTGGTCAGTGGACAACCAGACATGGTTATAGCCTATAGATAGCCAGGACAGTGAGCCAATTAGGCTGTTTCTTCACGACTGGGACTTGGtggagtggtggtggtggtggtgggggCCGGGGGGAATGGAGTTAGGTGGCATGCTTACGGCGTTGCCTTTGGTGTGAGGGTTGCGGTAAGTGAGAATCCTCTCCGGATTCCTTTGCTCTTTCCTCAAATCAAACAGGACAGATTCAAAAAATGTTATGCGATTACTAGTAAAATCTATCAATTTTATTCAACCAGCTCTTCACTGACGACAAGACAAAGTTACAAAATGCATGTTCTTACAGTTCAACATGTTCATAGGTCTTTAGGCACTAAGCCTTATTTTACAATTCATATCTCACGTAGAAATATTTCTACCAAAAAGTTGAGCAATTCCGTTTTTAGGTTCACTCTGTTTCACAATTGACTCTCCAACCAAAACTGCTTTAACACCGGCTTCTTGCACATAGGCGATGCCATTAGGGCTAAAAAGTCCAGATTCTCCTACCACAATTATATCTCTTTCACGGATCATGTCGCCACGCTTTCCTTCAAGTAGCTTTTTTGTGTTACTGGTATCAACCTTGAACGTTTGAAGATTTCGATTGTTGATGCCAATAAGCTCAACCCCCTCAATTCCAAGAACACTATCCATTTCTTTCTCATCATGCACCTCAACAAGAGTTGCCATCTTAAGCTTCTTACATATTTGAATCATGTAAATGATATCAAGGTCCGACAAAACAGCAGCTAATCAAGAGAATAGCATCTGCACCTTTGGACCGAGAATAATATATTTGCTAATCAACAATGATAAATTCTTCGCACAACAGAGGATATGAACAGGGGCGGATCGGATCCAAGGCTTAGGTTGGTAGGGCTCAAGCCCAACCAAGGATTTTGGGGGGAAAAGAAAACTaggtgtgtatatatatattattttggtAATAGATATTTCGTTTTGATTCACCCAATTTATATTCTTTTCGACCTCTCAATACGCGTTGATAACTTGTTGCGTCTTctcaattaaatttaaaatttcaacATGGTTCGTGAGTCAGTCTTCCACTTATCCACCAAATTCTACTTCTTCAACTCCATCAAGTTCGATAGTTTATTTTTAGGTTTCTATCACAATTCAAAAAATACGGTATTGTTGTATTGGTATTATGATTGCTAATGTGTTTGCCTACAATGTGTCTAATAAAAGCAACGTCTATAGGTATTCTTGATAATTATATAGTTCTCCACATTAAAAATGAATATACTGATTTTGTTAACAATAAGACGGTCATTCATGACTTTGAAAATTTATCAAATCGTAGGGTTAGATTCAACAAGTTTATATtcttattgtatttgagggataagtctctctctctctctctctctctctcaatataACAAGTTTCGCATTGTTGAGATTTTTCATTACAAATCGATAAAAAACTCAAACCACCAATtcttggatccgccactgataATGAACTTCGGCTTGTTGCCACATTTTCTTAACTTCCCAGAAGATATTTCTCATCTGCCAATACACTAAGACAAGCAGCTCCCCCTATCAAAATCCTCTCTCAATACTCCTCTACTCGGGGAAGCCTTCTTCTGTTCTTCACTTCAGTTATCAACCCAGGCAGTCCAGTTCTATCATTGGCCGCCCTGAGCGCTCCAACAAAATCTCTAACATGAAGAGCCTTCTTCAGGTCTTTCAGTAACGAATGCATAGACTTATCATCTCTCCACCTAGCAACTTCTATGACTTTGTGCCATATGATCTCCTCCAAGATATTACTTGGAGTATTGCCCTCATTCTCCTTGCATTTCAGCTTATATTTCACCAGCTTTGATTTGGTAGCCATTGCACCGTGTTGAGGGCGAATAATGGTTGAGGAAGGAAGAGAGAGCGAGTTCGATCTGGTGCCGGCGATGGAGCGATTGGGCCTGCAAGTAAAAGAAGGGATGAACCTGAAGGAAACTAAACCCTCCATTACTAGATAAAAGATATAGAGGCAGTGGACTTGATTCTCTGTTAGATAGATACTATCGTTCAACTAAAACTCCGATCGACTTGCACAACGTAACTCGTGATTGAATGGACATGCAAAATACAGAAATCATTACGAAATTCGATAATAACTTGCATGTAGCTTATCAATTCACCCACCCAGgaacttgattttcataaaCCGGAAGTGATTGTCCAAGTGGG contains:
- the LOC126796711 gene encoding uncharacterized protein LOC126796711, whose protein sequence is MSIRRRICFLDIVQGEGNMALLAVQNLRNTQMVATSTASIALICSLALAALTNNAYNANHIFVKTAFFGEQSRKMFALKYGLAYFPLLFSLLCSSLAIGFMIDAIFLLNTSTEFSSSDIILLLYERGYLLAQIGKRLLSISFVLLLWLFGPVPVAFSSVALVWWLKDSDFVG
- the LOC126800239 gene encoding uncharacterized protein LOC126800239, with the translated sequence MERRWFPSALWFTVLLILMINGCNASIHEYRNEGFTPQSNAFFFHGGSEGLYASRVVDSSSPSSSDSHVKGKSFIRFESVTFVRPKESASKQNEMQESTGMVEAIILEVKDRTRIGASFLKSNVICCTRNLSKDGQCTAGEVVMQKNPDNPDWPKRIKTSFNGKDEEAKMESETVEITKSGMYYLYFMFCNPELKGTLIKGRTDWRNPDGYLPGKMAPLMTFYGLMSLVYLVFGLAWFLRFVQYWKDVIQLHYHITAVIALGMCEMAVWYFEYVNFNSTGTRPMGITLWAVTFSSVKKTLSRMLLLVVSMGFGVVKPTLGGITPKLCLLGGVYFMASEALELVEHLGNINDYSGKAKLFLVLPVAFLDSCFILWIFSSLSNTLEKLQIRRNMAKLELYRKFTNSLAVSVLLSVAWIGFELYFNATDPLSELWQIAWVIPAFWTLLAFSLLTVICVLWAPSSNPTRYAYSEETGDDFDEEGVSLTSGALKVSGDTAAMREFNTGLAEDLEEDKRE